The Paramisgurnus dabryanus chromosome 1, PD_genome_1.1, whole genome shotgun sequence genome includes a window with the following:
- the LOC135720505 gene encoding uncharacterized protein, with amino-acid sequence MYLPGLRMLIKVKFRSEQKYVKVSHSDLKLSDFLDEAFIKFGIAASSRAEARLYDESGTEVDDDVFEEVLKQPNLGVFMLKVDNSSNETELSKIASASSEESSTAQYESDDAVLLSDDSATRKRRAEDEAGSLVQKILQTKPGGDAIIREYNKTKSLSDSTRRKMINILTADMTEKHSTSPPKHIREMYAQGIVALFPYLRDPYTKHGYEHYYDPKSGQGYLSWKIKNIQRNSAPSETRRCFSQSFSGGPKAQRDTSSSSGVIMTEEQCREAISLLKHTSEAHTVKAKMKETFQYRRKMIHDPSRCAEVLTEFPRYLDIKGLVELDFVLIFGEKTSAKFLERWPTVFMQKVIQQSKGLHFSQELQDLIDSAESAVGSETDVEGWGRDLASIILLLHLIPPSPQGRKRPGKMSASQAEKHLVIFKKVGTNIQEHLDSIEERTQPYLLAVGTKKNSIHGYYIILDKKAIPCKSVSGLGAFDELFKAHFVFGVSYSNVLNNMYTFIQTTIFEIDIGQVKESPRVAELRARFMR; translated from the exons atgtatttgccAGGTTTAAGGATGCTTATCAAAGTTAAGTTCAGAAGTGAACAGAAATATGTAAAAGTTTCTCACAGCGATTTGAAACTTTCTGATTTTCTGGACGAAG CATTTATAAAGTTCGGGATTGCCGCCTCCAGTCGGGCTGAGGCGAGGCTTTATGATGAGTCTGGCACTGAAGTTGATGACGACGTTTTCGAGGAGGTTCTGAAGCAGCCGAATTTGGGCGTTTTTATGCTCAAAGTGGATAATTCTTCTAATG AAACCGAACTGAGCAAGATTGCTTCAGCATCAAGTGAAGAAAGCTCAACAGCACAATATGAATCTGATGACGCTGTTCTTCTGAGTGATGATAGCGCTACAAGAAAAAGAAGAGCTGAAGATGAAGCTGGAAGT CTGGTCCAAAAGATCTTGCAGACCAAACCTGGTGGGGATGCAATCATCAGAGAATACAACAAAACCAAAAGTTTGTCTGACAGCACCAGGAGAAAGATGATCAACATTCTTACTGCAGATATGACTGAAAAGCACAG CACATCTCCCCCCAAACACATAAGAGAAATGTATGCTCAAGGAATTGTTGCCCTGTTTCCATATCTTCGGGATCCTTATACAAAGCATGGATAT gaacATTATTATGACCCCAAAAGTGGACAAGGGTACTTGTCTTGGAAAATTAAGAACATTCAGAGGAACAGTGCACCATCAGAGACCCGTAGATGTTTCTCCCAGTCTTTCAGTGGTGGCCCAAAGGCGCAGAGAGACACTTCATCCAGCTCAGGGGTTATCATGACAGAAGAACAGTGTAGGGAAGCTATTTCTCTACTGAAGCATACTTCAGAGGCACACACAGTAAAGGCCAAAATGAAGGAGACATTTCAGTATCGTCGTAAGATGATTCATGATCCAAGCAGATGCGCTGAAGTGCTGACTGAATTTCCCCGTTATCTGGACATTAAAGGCCTG GTTGAGCTGGATTTCGTTTTGATTTTTGGGGAAAAGACTTCAGCTAAGTTTTTGGAAAGGTGGCCAACTGTATTCATGCAGAAGGTCATTCAACAAAGCAAAGGCCTTCACTTCTCTCAAGAACTTCAGGACCTGATTGATTCTGCAGAATCGGCTGTGGGCAGTGAAACCGATGTTGAAG GATGGGGCAGAGATCTTGCTTCAATTATTCTCTTACTTCATTTAATTCCACCGTCACCACAAGGCCGCAAGAGACCTGGAAAAATGTCTGCATCTCAAGCTGAGAAACACCTTGTCATCTTCAAAAAa gTGGGGACGAACATTCAGGAACACCTTGATTCCATTGAAGAGAGGACACAGCCATACCTGCTAGCAGTTGGAACGAAGAAAAACAGCATTCATGGATACTACATAATTCTTGACAAGAAAGCCATACCATGCAAGTCAGTGAGTGGTCTGGGTGCCTTTGACGAACTGTTCAAGGCACACTTTGTTTTTGGTGTGTCTTACAGTAATGTGCTTAACAACATGTACACCTTCATACAAACAACCATTTTTGAGATTGACATTGGCCAGGTGAAAGAGAGTCCAAGAGTTGCTGAGCTCAGAGCCAGATTCATGCGTTAA